A stretch of DNA from Campylobacter concisus ATCC 51562:
ACCATAAATAGGCGAGTAGATATTTATATTATTTCTAGCATCATTTGCTTCGATCTGACGAGCTTCTGGACGTTGTCTTAGATACTCTTTAGCATCTACTCCAAATAAGAGATTATGAGTTATACTTCCAGTTTCTACTATGCCGTTTAATGTAAGTGATCCAGCATGGGTCTTATGCTCAAAATCTTCATACCACTCCATACGTCTTTTTGCGATTCCGCTAGCTAAATTTATATTCATAATGCGAGCTTGTCCGTACTCATGTAGTGAGCGTGAAAATGCATAAGCTCCCTTTAATAGCCAATTCTCGCCAAAATTTTTCTCAAAACTTAGATCAAAAGTATCTACTTTGCCGTCTATTTCGTTAAATGGCTCATCTAATCTGATTTTTTTATCTATGTCTAAAATTTGTCCTGATTCTAGCATATACATGCCGCGATCTGCGGGGTCGGTGTATTTTGTATGGGAGTAGGCAGCATCAATACGATAGTCGTCGCCTTTATAACTTATACTTGGAGCGATGAGTAAATTTTTATATTCGCCATACTCTCTCCAATAATCCTTACCCGACCAATCAAATATAAATCTATATGCAAAACCGCTCTCACCCAAAGCTCCAGTTGAATCAAAGCCAAAATCTCTATACTTTTTATTACCGGTGCCAAGCCAAATTTCATTGCTATTTTCATAAAGCGGTTTTTTAGTTACTAAATTTATTATACCGCCGGCATCTTGAACGCCGTAAAGCAAGCTTGCTGGGCCCTTTAACACCTCGACGCTTTGTACAGTTGCATTAAAGTTGTGCGTCACACCAGCTGATACGCCATTACGCATTATAGAGCCGTCACGTCCGCCACCAAAGCCACGCTTTAAAGCCGCATCAAAATTTCCTGAAGTTGTATTCGCATAGCTAACACCACTTACGTTTTGAAGCGATTCCATTAAATTTTCTGGCTTTTTATCCTTTAGTTGCTGCTGGGTTACGACGTTTACTGTCTGTGGTATCTCAAGAATTGGCGTATTTGTCTTGCCCACCTCACTCGTTGTGGCTCTGTAACCATCGTCTGCGCTATCTTCTACACTGATCCCATCTAAGCTTACATCAGTAGCATTTAAAGCAGAAATAGCAAAACAAAGCACCGCACTAATGCGAAATTTATTCATTTATCATCCCTTAAAAAATTTTTAATATTATAAAAATAGTTATCATTATATAAAAATATATTTTAAATTTTTATGAAAAAAATTTACGAAAAATTTATATTTTAGTAACATTACAAATAAAACATTTGGAAAAATTAAACATGGATCAGAAAACAGATTTTTACCATTCTTTCATAGCCAGCGATAAAGCTTTTATTAAAACATTTTTGCAACATTTCTGATATAATCCCCACATGAAGTACGCACATTTAGTTCAAATAGCAAGTTATTTATCAAATTTTACAAAGATAAACCAAGCAAAACGCATTAATGATATGGCTATTTTGATCGAATTTAATGGCGAGAAGATCATCTTTGATCTAAACAAATCAAACTCTGCTATCTACAAAGATGGCGAGCTAAAAGAAGCAAAAATTTATCAAGCGCCTTTTGATAATGTGCTAAAAAAGCGCTTTAACGCCTCGCATATAAAAAGCGTTGAGTGCTTAAAAGATAATAGAATTTTAAAATTTATCTGCACGCAAAGTGGCTCATATAAAAGTGAAAATTTTATCCTCTATCTTGAATTTACTGGGCGCTTTACAAATGCTGTGATAACTGATGAAAATAACGTAATCATCGAAGCGTTAAGACACATCGATAATAGCTACCGAAAGATAGAAACCGGCGAAGTTTTAAGGGAGCTTCCAGCCATCGCTATCAAAGAAAAACCGTGCGAGCCCATAACTGACTTTGAGGCGTTTTTTAGAAGTGAAGCGGCCAGAGTAAATGAGTCCAGGATAGCTGGCTTAAAAGAGGCGAAGCTTGCAAGCGTACAAAAAAAGATAGATAGCATGAGCGAAATTTTAAACTCACTTGAAGACAAAGATGAGCTAATGAGAAAGAGTGAAGAAGCTGCAAATTTAGGATCGCTTTTGCTTGCAAATCTGGGAAATTTTAAGGGCTACGAGAGGGAAATTTGTCTAAAAGATTTTGATGGCAATGAGATAAAACTAACTCTTAGCGATACACCAAAAAACAGCGCAAATGAGTTTTACACAAGATCAAAAAAATTTCGTGCAAAAGCCATTGGCGTGGAGATAGAAAAGAGAAATTTAAGCGAAAAGATCGAGTTTTTTGAAGGATTAAAATCTCTTTTAAAAGAAGCGAACAGTCTTTATGAGCTTGAAATTTTAAGCCCAAAAAACAAGGCAAAACAAAGAGAACGCCACGTAAAAGACGTGAGTGAAAATGCTGAAATTTTTTACGTTAGAGAATTTAAAATACTAGTTGGTAGAAACGAAAAAGGCAATATAAATTTGCTTGACCTTGCCAAAAAAGACGATATATGGTTACATCTAAAGGATACCCCAAGCGCTCATGTCATTATTAAGACAAACAAGAGCAAAGTGCCAGAAGACGTGCTAGAGATGGCTGCTAAATTTTGCGTGGAATTTAGCGTAAAAGGAGCTGGTAGATACGAGGTAGACTACACTAAGCGTGAAAATTTAAAGCGTGAAAACAGTGCAAATGTCACTTATACGAACTATAAAACTATCATCATAAATAAAGGCTAAAAATGGCTGTAACACCTTTAGGAAATAGTAACTTTATAAATCAAAATGCTCCAGTGGTATCGCAAGTACATGCAAATCAGCAAGCTAGATTTGATATGCAGTCTTTAATGGCAGCTGAGCTTGCCTCGCAACAAAGTGAAGAGATCAAAGAGGTGCGTCCGATGGAAGAGTCTTATAAAATAGACCCCGAAAAGGAACATGAACGCCAAAAAAAT
This window harbors:
- a CDS encoding TonB-dependent siderophore receptor is translated as MNKFRISAVLCFAISALNATDVSLDGISVEDSADDGYRATTSEVGKTNTPILEIPQTVNVVTQQQLKDKKPENLMESLQNVSGVSYANTTSGNFDAALKRGFGGGRDGSIMRNGVSAGVTHNFNATVQSVEVLKGPASLLYGVQDAGGIINLVTKKPLYENSNEIWLGTGNKKYRDFGFDSTGALGESGFAYRFIFDWSGKDYWREYGEYKNLLIAPSISYKGDDYRIDAAYSHTKYTDPADRGMYMLESGQILDIDKKIRLDEPFNEIDGKVDTFDLSFEKNFGENWLLKGAYAFSRSLHEYGQARIMNINLASGIAKRRMEWYEDFEHKTHAGSLTLNGIVETGSITHNLLFGVDAKEYLRQRPEARQIEANDARNNINIYSPIYGRVTADDIKSRGASKKTQYHKLKTIGTYAQDSINLTDSLIFVAGLRYEYYNQIVGDQNRYAARPVPFTKSIDKSGGKLLYNVGLLYLLTPEWSVYTSHSQSFKPQTSIGSKGAVSLEPEEGKSIEFGTKFQNNSITAMAALFNIDKKNIINNVNNISYTSGKANSRGVEFDFNGRITDGLSVSSSYTYTKTKLKEDRNMAWKVGKPLEATPKHQASLFANYDFTHLGVKGLRIGGGARYFGSWYTYNQQNSSAAYGSFYKLPHAITYDAFVSYTTKISGYETNFAFNVKNLTDKLYYVTASSGTDSSVLPITPGYARQFMLTASVKF
- a CDS encoding NFACT RNA binding domain-containing protein; translated protein: MKYAHLVQIASYLSNFTKINQAKRINDMAILIEFNGEKIIFDLNKSNSAIYKDGELKEAKIYQAPFDNVLKKRFNASHIKSVECLKDNRILKFICTQSGSYKSENFILYLEFTGRFTNAVITDENNVIIEALRHIDNSYRKIETGEVLRELPAIAIKEKPCEPITDFEAFFRSEAARVNESRIAGLKEAKLASVQKKIDSMSEILNSLEDKDELMRKSEEAANLGSLLLANLGNFKGYEREICLKDFDGNEIKLTLSDTPKNSANEFYTRSKKFRAKAIGVEIEKRNLSEKIEFFEGLKSLLKEANSLYELEILSPKNKAKQRERHVKDVSENAEIFYVREFKILVGRNEKGNINLLDLAKKDDIWLHLKDTPSAHVIIKTNKSKVPEDVLEMAAKFCVEFSVKGAGRYEVDYTKRENLKRENSANVTYTNYKTIIINKG